One Deltaproteobacteria bacterium genomic window carries:
- a CDS encoding sigma-54 dependent transcriptional regulator — translation MVDDELNIRKTLSVCLEMEGHTIVAVSNYRDALSENARRSYDAAFVDLRLGTDSGLDLIPALLAGSPWLKIIVITAYASIDTAVEAIKRGATDYIPKPFTPAQVKLVVQKVAELRSLEQRIDTLQADLNRINPEVDMTTSSPVMQRALDLARQVAPADAIVLLTGENGTGKSILARAIHGWSKRANKPFAEISCPALSAELLESELFGHVKGAFTSAVRDHSGRIAFCEGGTLFLDEIGDLPLSVQPKLLRFIQEREYERLGDHVTRKADVRLIAATNANLEEAVKNLRFREDLFYRLNVIQIEIPPLRERPEDVVNLARRLLTFFGRSNHKASQRFTEDALQVLRRYSWPGNVRELRNVVERASILCNSESVGIEHLPEKLLNAEECPKPGDLASLDTIEETHIRRVLASTKSLQEAADILGIDQATLWRRRKRYNI, via the coding sequence ATTGTCGACGACGAGTTGAATATTCGCAAGACCCTGTCTGTTTGTCTGGAGATGGAAGGCCACACCATTGTTGCCGTCAGCAATTACCGGGATGCGCTTTCCGAAAACGCCCGCCGGTCCTATGACGCGGCTTTTGTAGATCTCCGTCTCGGAACAGATAGCGGTCTCGACCTCATTCCGGCGCTGCTGGCAGGATCGCCATGGCTGAAGATAATCGTCATTACCGCCTATGCATCAATCGATACAGCGGTGGAGGCGATAAAGCGGGGCGCTACAGATTATATCCCGAAGCCGTTCACGCCTGCCCAGGTAAAACTTGTCGTTCAAAAGGTCGCGGAGCTCCGTTCACTGGAGCAGCGCATTGATACCCTCCAGGCGGATTTGAACCGCATCAACCCCGAAGTGGACATGACCACTTCAAGCCCGGTCATGCAGCGGGCTCTCGATCTTGCCCGTCAGGTGGCCCCTGCCGACGCGATCGTCCTGTTGACGGGAGAGAACGGAACCGGGAAAAGTATTCTTGCGCGGGCAATTCATGGGTGGAGCAAACGGGCAAATAAGCCTTTTGCCGAAATATCATGCCCGGCGCTTTCCGCGGAGCTTTTAGAAAGTGAGCTCTTCGGGCACGTGAAAGGGGCCTTTACCAGCGCAGTACGAGACCATTCAGGCCGCATCGCCTTCTGTGAAGGAGGAACGCTGTTCCTCGACGAGATCGGTGATCTCCCCCTCTCGGTTCAACCGAAGCTATTAAGGTTTATCCAGGAAAGGGAATACGAACGTCTGGGTGATCATGTGACGCGCAAGGCGGATGTCCGCCTCATTGCGGCCACGAATGCGAATCTTGAGGAAGCAGTGAAAAATCTTCGTTTTCGAGAAGACCTCTTTTATCGACTGAATGTAATTCAGATAGAGATTCCACCGCTCCGGGAACGGCCGGAAGATGTCGTTAACCTTGCCAGGCGATTACTCACCTTCTTTGGACGAAGCAATCACAAAGCATCCCAGCGCTTTACCGAAGATGCGCTTCAAGTCCTGCGCCGTTATTCCTGGCCGGGTAATGTCCGCGAGCTCCGAAATGTTGTCGAACGGGCTTCCATCCTCTGCAATTCTGAATCGGTTGGCATCGAACATCTACCGGAAAAGCTTTTAAATGCCGAAGAATGCCCAAAACCGGGCGATCTTGCTTCCCTTGATACAATTGAAGAGACACATATCCGTCGCGTTCTTGCTTCAACGAAGTCCTTGCAGGAGGCCGCCGATATCCTGGGCATTGATCAGGCCACCCTCTGGCGGCGGCGGAAACGGTACAATATCTAA